From the genome of Gemmatimonadaceae bacterium:
CGGCAAGGAAGGACGCTACGTATTCGCTGAGCGCGGGTCGGTCAACGTGATCGCGGTTCCCACCGACGCGGAACTCGCGGCCTTCACCACCAGCGTGGCGGAAAACAACCGATTGCACCTGGCCAATGGCCCCGCCGCACCGTCACTCACGCCACGCAACCTGGCGGTCGCGCGCGCCGTACCCGAACGGCCGGGGGAATCGAGTCTCATTCAGCACGTGGTATACATCATCAAGGAAAACCGCACCTACGATCAGGTGTTGGGCGACATCGGCAAGGGTGCCAGTGACCCGGGCCTCACCATGTATGGGCGCGATATCACGCCGAATACGCACGCGCTCAGCGAACAGTTCGTGTTGCTCGATCACTTCTTCGCCTCAGGCGGCAATTCGGCCGACGGACACAACTGGCTCACCCAGGCGAACGAGACGGCGTACCCGATGTGGCCATTGTATTTCGGTCGCAGCTATCCCAGCGAGGGCAACGATCCACTCACGTATTCGTCCGGCGGGTTTTTGTGGGAGTCAGCGCAGGCCAAGGGCAAGCGCGTCGTCAGCTTCGGGGAATACGCACCGGCGCCCAGCGACTCCATGCCCAGTGTGCGCGCGAAACTCATGGCCATGATGCGTGACAGTGCGAACTACTCATCGGCCAAGGCGCGTCGCACCCTCAAGACGATGTACAACACACGCAGCGAAATCCCCAGCCTCGATCGCATTCTGGTGCGCGAGTATCCGGGTTGGACACAGGAAGTGCCGGACGTCATCAAGGCCGACATCCTCATCGAGCACCTCAAGGAGTGGGAAACGGCGAAGTCGATGCCGCATCTGACGCTGATGATCTTGCCGAATGATCACACACAAGGCACGTCATCCGGGTGGTGCACGCCGCGCGCCTGCGTCGCTGACAACGACCTCGCCCTGGGCAAGATTATTGAGGCGCTCAGTCACTCATCATTCTGGAAATCGATGGCCATTCTGGTGGTCGAAGACGACGCGCAGAACGGTGTCGATCACATCGACGGGCATCGCACCGTGGCGCTGGTGGCCAGCCCGTACGCCAAGCGCGGCGTGATCGACAGCACCTTCTACAGCCAGCCCAGCATGGTGAAGACCATCGAACTGATGCTGGGACTGCCGGCCCTCAGTCTGTTTGATCTGGTGGCCACGGACATGCGCGCCAGCTTTCTCGACGCCAACGCCACGCCCGACTTCACACCGTACACCGCCCGCGTACCCAAACAGTCACTCTACGAAACCAATGTGAAGGTTGGCGCGATCAACGGACCGGATGCCGCCGCGCGAAAGGCAGCGGCGTTGGCCAGCGCGCGCATGAACTTTCACGAGCCCGACGCAGCGCCCACCGAGAAGCTCAACCGGATACTGTGGGGTGAGTCGAAAGGGTGGCGGGTGCCCTATCCATTCGTCAAGCGTTCGTTGTTCTTCCCGCTGGCCGTGGACATCGACGATGATGATCGCGAAGAGCGGACCGAGAAGAAGAAACGCTAAACGTCCTGCGCCGTGTCCGCTTCGCGCGCCAGCAAGTCGGCTTTCCGTTCCAGACCCCAGCGATATCCGCCCAATGCCCCGTCGCTGCGCAGCACGCGGTGACACGGCACGATCACGGCGGTGGGGTTTGCCCCGCACGCCGATCCCACGGCGCGCACGGCACCGGGCGATCCCACGCGACGTGCCAATTCCGCGTAGGTGATGGTTTCCCCGCGCGGAATACGGGTCAGTTCGCGCCACACCCGTTGCTGAAACGCCGTGCCGCGCAAATCTAGTGGCAACGGCGTGGCCAGCGCCGCACCACTGGCCGCCGTCACCACCGCCTGCGCGACCTCCCCCACGGCGGCATCATCGGCAACCAGCGTGGCCGCGTGCAATTCCTCTCGCAGCATCGTCTCCAGCGTTCGCGCGTCATCACCCAGAATCACGCGACACACACCACGGGACGTCATCGCCACCAGGGCTTGTCCCAACGCGCACGGCACCACCGTGAAGAACACCATCTCGCCGAGCGCACCCTTTCGGTAGGAACCCGGCGACATACCCAGGTGCTGTTCCGATGCCGCGTAGGCCCGCGGCAGCGAGTCGAACCCCGCGTCGAACGCCGCCCGTGATACGGACTCGCCAGTGCGAAGCCCGGCGCGCAACCGTTCGGCGCGCCGAGCCACCTGCCACTCTTGAGGGGAACAGCCCACCAGACGCGTGAACTGTCGCTGGAGATGGGCCCGACTGAGTCCACTGATCGTTGCCAGCGCATCCAGAGCCACTGGTCCGTCACTGCCCTCGAGGTGCGTCAATGCGCGCACCACGGCAGCCGTCGATGGATCGGCATTGGCGGCCTCGGGGGCGCAGCGCTTGCAGGCACGATACCCGGCCGAGCGCGCGGACGTCGCATCCGTGAAGAAGGCCACCCGGTCGACGCGTGGCCGACGCGACGGACACGATGGACGACAGAAAATGCGGGTCGATGAGACCGCAAACACAAATGCCCCATCCCACGTCCGGTCGCGATCGAGCACGGCACGCCAACGCGGGTCCGGCACGGATTCGGGAACGGGGTCGATGGGAGAAACAGTGGCCATGGTCGGGAGCAGTGCGGGAGTTTGCATGGAAGATACGGTATTGCCAACACGATGACACGGCGACACGCATCGTGCGGTCAAATGCGGTGTGCGACTCTGGCGCTCCGGCCCGTTGCGCTGCATGCTCATCGCCACGACGGGTCACGGGATGATCAAGGCGCAGACCGGAGGCACCATGGGACGTCAGAATCACAGCGCGCGTCTCGAATCGCTGTTGCGCGAGTGGCCGGGAGTCGTGGTCACCGCGCATCGTTTTGGTGGGCTCGAGTTTCGCGTGGATCGCCGCGAGATCGGTCACTTTCACCCGAGCGGACTGCTTGATCTGCCATTTCCGGTGCGCCTGCGCCGTGAGTTGGTGGCCGCCGGCCGTGCCGACGCGCATCACATGCTGCCCAACACAGGCTGGGTGACATTTCGCGTTCGCACCGAGCATGACCTGCCGGCCGCCGTCGAACTGCTGCGCCTGAACTACGAGCGTCTGCTGGGCACGCAGACACGAGCGAGCGTGAACCCCGTCGTCGGCAAGGTGACGTTGGTCGGGGATCGGGACGATATGCCGATCTGAAACGTGAGACGGGAGGCGGAAGACTCCCGCTTCAGTCCAGCACGAACTCCGCCCGCTCATTTCCCCGCTTCAGCAGCGCGCTCCGTTTCGTCGTGCCGAACCGCAGATGCAGCAAATTCGTTTGATCGGCAAACACTTCGAGCATCGCCCGCTGCACGATCGTCACGCGCGAGGGAAGTGCCCGCAACGGCACTTCGACGAATACCAGCGTCGCGTCCTCTTCGCGTTCATGTCCGATCAACCGGCCGGGCATCGGTGATTGTCCGTCGAATCCGAACAGCAGGCGCTCGGCCAGATACTTCGAGAGCGCGCTGTCAATCACCGCGACCGGCCCTTTCACAACCGAAACCGAACGGCCGTCCGCCTTGAGGGCCTCGTCCAGGTCGTCCGAGAAGAATCGCACGGTCACCTCGAGACTCCCTTTATCCCGACTCAGGTCGGCTTGCGTACTGCTGACGTGCACCGGGTGGGCACCGATGCGCATACTCGACCCGCTCAGGACCATCAGGGCGAGCGTGCTGCATTTGAGCGCGACGCCGACGCGGCGCACAGCTAGCTACGGGCGACCGCCGCCGAGTCCGCCATGCGAATCGGATCAGCAGGGGCCTGCCCGACTTCAAGAAGGGCCGGCGCCTGTTCCCGCTTGGCCATCAGTTGCGTGACGAAACGCTGCCCTTCGGAGATGCGTTCGATCTCGATGGCGACTGCGTCGACGGCTTGCTCCATACGCTCCAACCGCGCTGCACTCTCCATGATCTGTGGCGCCGGCTTCGGGTGCGCCCAACGTCGCAGCATAATGCGCGCCGCCGCGAATGCCAACGGCGCCCAGACCAGCACAATCGAGACGATGGTGATTCCCGTCAGTTGTCCGGAACTGAACGGACCGTATTGCGGTGCAACGGTCGTTCCGCCTTCAAAATCACCGACCTGCGCGGCCGCCATCGCCTTACCATTGGCGGCGATATCGGTCTCGAGTCCCATAATACGCTCATCGAGCACGGCGATCCGCCCTTCAAGACCCGCGCGCGCCGGTCCCGCTGGCGAGCTCTTGAGCGCATCGACCGCTTCCTCCCGTCGGCTTGTTGCCGAGGTGATCTGTCTCGACAGCTCGTCCCGTCGAGCGCGCAATGCCGGCAAATCGGCCCGTCCAAACTGGGTGGGAACACCGGCCAGTGCCGGCGCCGCCGCCTGCGGGACGGCCGGGGGTGCCGGGACGGGCGGCATTTGCGCCGGTTGCTCGGCGACAGCCTGCGAGACGGCAGAGAGAGTGGGCATGGTGATCCGTACGGTTGGCGCGCCAACCGGGATTCGGGACAGTCGGGCAATCCCCCATGGCACGGGGATCAGACACCGAACACTATACGATGTCGCCTCAAACTTCGCCCCTCCCGAGCCCATGCCGATGACGCTCCGTCTTCTCCGCCGCCATCTGACGTCGCTCACCATTTTCGGCAGCACGTTGGGCATCTCGCCCTTCGAACTCCCGGCGCAGACCGTCGGCGGTCTCGGCGGCGCTGAAAAGTTCAAGCAAATGGGAACCGACCTGCCTACCCCCAACGGTGTGCGAACCGCGTCGGGCGCCCCGGGGCGCGACTATTGGCAGCAAAAAGTGGACTACGAGATAGACGCAACGCTCGACGACATGCGGCAGCGGTTGACCGGACGCGAGCGCATCACCTACCACAACAACTCGCCGGACACGCTGCGGTTCCTGTGGGTGCAGCTTGACCAGAACCTGTTCACCCCCAACTCGATCGGCAACCTGACCCGCAACGGGCCGGTGCGCGCCGGAGTGCGCGCCAGCAGCATCATCGGTTTGGGCGCCAGCGATTCGAGCGGCTACTTCGGCGGCTATACACTTTCCGGAGTCACCAGCGCGTCCGGCGCCGCCCTCGCGACAACCGTCAATGGCACGATGATGCGTGTCGAGCTCGGCGCGCCGTTGCCGCCGGGTGGTGTGCGCGCGCTGCGCATCAATTGGACCTATCCGATTCTCCCGACCACCACGAACCAGGCGCAGGGCAACCCGCGGTCCGGGCAGGAACTCTTCCCGCGCGACGGGAACTACGTCTACAACGTCGCGCAGTGGTTCCCGCGTCTGGCGGTCTATGGCGACAACGCCGGGTGGCAGAACAAGCAATTCCTGGGCGGCGGCGAGTTCACGCTGCCATTTGGCGACTACACGGTGCGCATCACGGTGCCCGCCGATCACATCGTGGCCGCGACCGGCACGCTCGCCAACCCGTTGGTCACGCTGTCGGTGGCACAGCGGGCACGACTCGTTCGGGCGCAGACGTCTGATTCCATCCTGCATATTGTGACACCCGCGGAAGCCCGGGCGAACGAGACATCGCACAGCACCGCTACCAAGACCTGGGTATTTCAGGCACAGAACGTCCGCGACTTCGCTTTCGCCACCTCCCGCAAGTTCATCTGGGACGCCCGCGGCGTGTCCATTGCCGGCAAGCGGGTGATCGCGCAGTCGTACTATCCGCTGGAGGCAGAACCGCTCTGGGGCCAGTACTCCACTCGTGCCGTGGCGCATGCTCTGGTCACGTACTCCAGGCACACCATTCCCTATCCGTACCCGCAGGCCACGTCAGTACATTGGAACGGGTCGGGCATGGAATACCCGATGATCTGCTTCAACCCGCGCCGCCCGAACGCCGACGGCAGCTACGACGATGCGACCAAGTTCGGATTGATCTCGGTCGTGATTCACGAAGTGGGACACAACTTCTTTCCGATGATCGTCAACTCCGACGAACGTCAATGGACCTGGATGGACGAAGGTCTCAATTCCTTCACGCAATATTTGTCCGAGCGCGAGTGGGACGCGGCGTACCCTTCGCGACGCGGCCCGGCGCGCAACGTGGTGGACTACATGCGGCTGGACAAGACGCTGCAGGAACCCATCATGACCAATTCCGAGAGCGTGCAGAATCTTGGCAACAACGCGTACCTCAAGGCGTCGACCGCGCTCAACATCCTGCGCGAGACCGTCATGGGGCCCGCGTTGTTCGACGCCGCGTTCAAGGAGTACGCGCGGCGCTGGGCGTTCAAGCATCCCACGCCCGCCGATTTCTTTCGCACGCTCGAAGATGTCTCTGCGGTCGATTTGGACTGGTACTGGCGTGGTTGGTTCTATGGTGTCGACAACGTCGACGTGGCCATCGACACCGTGATCGAATTCCGACTCGATCAGCCGGCCACCGGCGGCGCGGCATCAGCCGCTGACCGGGACCGCGTGCAGAAGTTCATGGCGGGGCTGTCCGCCTCCGATCGCGCCACACTGGGCGGCAAGCGCTTCCTGTACGAGGTGAACTTCAAGAATGTCGGCGGACTGGTGATGCCCCTCGCGGTGGAATTCGAGTACGACGACGGCACGCGCGAGCTGGTGCGGATTCCCGCCGAGATCTGGCGGGTGGACGCCGGGATCGTTACCAAGGCGTTCGCCACCTCGAAGAAAGTGACGGCCGTGACGCTCGACCCGGCGGAAGAGACCGCCGACACCGAGTTGGCGAACAACACGTGGCCCCGTCGAAACGATCAAACCAAGTTTCAGCGATTCCGCGGGCAAATCATCAAGCCGCTCCATTGAGAGACGATTCACCGAGGACTCCGGACATGACAACGATTTCTCCCACACTCGACCTGGCCGCCTTGCTGGACGAAGCGCGCGGGATGGCGGCGACGGTGATCGCATGGCGCCGACATCTTCATCAGCGACCGGAAGTGGCGTTCCATGAGCATGAGACGGCGCAGTTCGTG
Proteins encoded in this window:
- a CDS encoding bifunctional YncE family protein/alkaline phosphatase family protein — its product is MLITFVTLLQAAAVQPPQRAVPDPGVIAVDQRVTPAGVQSVFDGRVAGVRFGAASGEVWAVAPGHAWRLAWRDNRVLAHATFNGRPGVHGLVIDPVTRRPLVASVGKLPADVAASRTPGGPPLSRAKSVTQLVTYAADSASAIVTESGALGDFMAGGPSVALRKGTDGRRVAVLPLPADDKLVVLDADNGARLRTVSLGVLPIASVLSPDGAIAWVTVFGGPKPKPGARSATQCCDPAAEPVRVNARGIALPGTVDRIDIATGTVTHRIAVGAHPTGLVWDQPRERLYVANGNSDDISVVDTRRNVLVGRIPIAPFRERNIGLTPTALALAPDGQTLFVTLGGANAVAVFRVGGTALATLRGLIPTGWYPSSVDVSNDGSTLAVGTLFGVGAGTGKTAGKEGRYVFAERGSVNVIAVPTDAELAAFTTSVAENNRLHLANGPAAPSLTPRNLAVARAVPERPGESSLIQHVVYIIKENRTYDQVLGDIGKGASDPGLTMYGRDITPNTHALSEQFVLLDHFFASGGNSADGHNWLTQANETAYPMWPLYFGRSYPSEGNDPLTYSSGGFLWESAQAKGKRVVSFGEYAPAPSDSMPSVRAKLMAMMRDSANYSSAKARRTLKTMYNTRSEIPSLDRILVREYPGWTQEVPDVIKADILIEHLKEWETAKSMPHLTLMILPNDHTQGTSSGWCTPRACVADNDLALGKIIEALSHSSFWKSMAILVVEDDAQNGVDHIDGHRTVALVASPYAKRGVIDSTFYSQPSMVKTIELMLGLPALSLFDLVATDMRASFLDANATPDFTPYTARVPKQSLYETNVKVGAINGPDAAARKAAALASARMNFHEPDAAPTEKLNRILWGESKGWRVPYPFVKRSLFFPLAVDIDDDDREERTEKKKR
- the ada gene encoding bifunctional DNA-binding transcriptional regulator/O6-methylguanine-DNA methyltransferase Ada, translating into MQTPALLPTMATVSPIDPVPESVPDPRWRAVLDRDRTWDGAFVFAVSSTRIFCRPSCPSRRPRVDRVAFFTDATSARSAGYRACKRCAPEAANADPSTAAVVRALTHLEGSDGPVALDALATISGLSRAHLQRQFTRLVGCSPQEWQVARRAERLRAGLRTGESVSRAAFDAGFDSLPRAYAASEQHLGMSPGSYRKGALGEMVFFTVVPCALGQALVAMTSRGVCRVILGDDARTLETMLREELHAATLVADDAAVGEVAQAVVTAASGAALATPLPLDLRGTAFQQRVWRELTRIPRGETITYAELARRVGSPGAVRAVGSACGANPTAVIVPCHRVLRSDGALGGYRWGLERKADLLAREADTAQDV
- a CDS encoding DUF5519 family protein — encoded protein: MGRQNHSARLESLLREWPGVVVTAHRFGGLEFRVDRREIGHFHPSGLLDLPFPVRLRRELVAAGRADAHHMLPNTGWVTFRVRTEHDLPAAVELLRLNYERLLGTQTRASVNPVVGKVTLVGDRDDMPI
- a CDS encoding M1 family metallopeptidase, with the translated sequence MTLRLLRRHLTSLTIFGSTLGISPFELPAQTVGGLGGAEKFKQMGTDLPTPNGVRTASGAPGRDYWQQKVDYEIDATLDDMRQRLTGRERITYHNNSPDTLRFLWVQLDQNLFTPNSIGNLTRNGPVRAGVRASSIIGLGASDSSGYFGGYTLSGVTSASGAALATTVNGTMMRVELGAPLPPGGVRALRINWTYPILPTTTNQAQGNPRSGQELFPRDGNYVYNVAQWFPRLAVYGDNAGWQNKQFLGGGEFTLPFGDYTVRITVPADHIVAATGTLANPLVTLSVAQRARLVRAQTSDSILHIVTPAEARANETSHSTATKTWVFQAQNVRDFAFATSRKFIWDARGVSIAGKRVIAQSYYPLEAEPLWGQYSTRAVAHALVTYSRHTIPYPYPQATSVHWNGSGMEYPMICFNPRRPNADGSYDDATKFGLISVVIHEVGHNFFPMIVNSDERQWTWMDEGLNSFTQYLSEREWDAAYPSRRGPARNVVDYMRLDKTLQEPIMTNSESVQNLGNNAYLKASTALNILRETVMGPALFDAAFKEYARRWAFKHPTPADFFRTLEDVSAVDLDWYWRGWFYGVDNVDVAIDTVIEFRLDQPATGGAASAADRDRVQKFMAGLSASDRATLGGKRFLYEVNFKNVGGLVMPLAVEFEYDDGTRELVRIPAEIWRVDAGIVTKAFATSKKVTAVTLDPAEETADTELANNTWPRRNDQTKFQRFRGQIIKPLH